The Streptomyces sp. NBC_01689 genome includes a window with the following:
- a CDS encoding ribonuclease BN — protein sequence MTDPSDAPRPGRPRRRTPRAVWHDSALGRLWQHGGELELLHRAMGFAALSLVTLTPLLIVVAAAAPFEHRGFALWVIDGMSLSGHPADAVEKLFSAPRRVLSTTSAFSVLAVALFGVSFAASVQNGYERIWEIPAGPWHHAWRRVVWLAALTAYLFSEAESGAVLVGGLTETIVRVALTVFFGVLFFWWGQHFLLGERVPWPALLPGAVATMAGLVGLRGFSYVVFSPLIVNNAISYGTVGTVLVVQSWLIGVGFVVFGGALVGRHIHDALERRAPTP from the coding sequence ATGACGGACCCCTCCGACGCGCCGCGGCCCGGACGGCCGCGGCGCCGGACCCCGAGAGCCGTCTGGCACGACTCGGCTCTCGGCCGCCTCTGGCAGCACGGCGGCGAACTGGAGCTGCTGCACCGGGCCATGGGGTTCGCGGCCCTGAGCCTGGTCACCCTGACACCGCTGCTGATCGTCGTCGCGGCGGCGGCCCCGTTCGAACACCGTGGGTTCGCCCTCTGGGTGATCGACGGCATGAGCCTGTCGGGACACCCGGCGGACGCGGTGGAGAAGCTGTTCTCCGCGCCACGGAGGGTGCTGAGCACGACCAGCGCCTTCAGTGTGCTCGCCGTCGCGCTGTTCGGGGTCAGCTTCGCCGCGAGCGTCCAGAACGGCTACGAGAGGATCTGGGAGATCCCCGCGGGGCCGTGGCACCACGCGTGGCGCCGCGTGGTGTGGCTCGCCGCCCTGACCGCTTATCTGTTCAGCGAGGCGGAGAGCGGCGCGGTGCTGGTCGGGGGGCTCACCGAGACCATCGTGCGGGTCGCGCTCACGGTCTTCTTCGGCGTCCTGTTCTTCTGGTGGGGGCAGCACTTCCTGCTCGGCGAGCGCGTGCCGTGGCCCGCGCTGCTGCCGGGGGCGGTGGCCACGATGGCGGGCCTGGTCGGCCTGCGCGGGTTCTCGTACGTCGTGTTCTCGCCGCTGATCGTGAACAACGCCATCAGCTACGGGACCGTCGGTACCGTTCTCGTCGTGCAGTCGTGGCTCATCGGCGTCGGATTCGTCGTCTTCGGCGGAGCCCTGGTGGGCCGCCACATCCACGACGCCCTGGAGCGGCGCGCCCCCACCCCCTGA